CCTATTCGGTTTCGCGCTTGAGGTCGCGCTCCATCAGGACCTGAACCCCTTTGCGGGCGTTCCAGCCGCGGAAGAGAATGCCGTGAACCTGCTCGGCGATCGGCATCTCGACATCGACCCGGCCGGCCAGGCGCATAACCTCCTCAGCGGTCTTGATGCCTTCAACCACCTGACCGATTTCGGCCACGGCTTCTTCCGCCGACTGGCCCTGCCCCAGCGCCAGACCCAGTCTACGATTGCGCGACTGATCGCCGGTACAGGTCAGCACCAGGTCGCCGATCCCGGCCAGACCCATCAGGGTTCTGGGATCAGCACCGAGGGCCTGGCCCAGGCGCATCATTTCGGCCAGTCCGCGGGTGATCAGGGCAGCGCGCGTGTTGTGTCCCAGCGCCATGCCGTCTGCCATGCCACAGGCAATGGCCAGCACGTTCTTGATCGCGCCACCCAGCTCGGCGCCGACCAGGTCAGCGGTGTAGTAGGCACGGAAACTGGCCCCGTGCAGCAGCTCTGCCCAGGCATGGCCGAATTCCGGGGTCGAGGCCGCTACTGTCACTGCGGTGGGCAGACCGGCGGCCACCTCGCGCGCAAACGACGGACCCGTGACCAGAGCCAGCGGCATGTTGGGACCCAGACGCTCGCTGGCGACTTCGTGCAGCAATCGCCCGGTGCCGGGCTCGAAGCCCTTGCTGGCCCAGGCCAGGCCAATCTGAGGGTCGAGACGGTCGACCAGCTGGTCGACGATCGAGGCAAAGGCATGGCTGGGTGTTGCCACCAGCACGCGGCCGGCACCGTCGATCGCGGCGCCGAGGTCGGCGCCGCAGGCGATAGTGTCGGCTAACGGGTGGTCCGGCAGGTAGCGTGAGTTGCAGCGCTCGCGCTGCATGTGCTCGGCATGGCCGGGGTCGCGCGCCCACAGGCGTACGTCATGCCCGAGGCGGCTGAGCTGCATGGCCAGTGCCGTGCCCCAGGAGCCGGCACCCAGAACCGCGACCGGTCGGACCATCGGGCGTTCTAGTGGCTTGACGGCTGAGGCGGTGTCTCGCCGGCACTGTCGCCCTGCTCACCCTGCTGCCGCGCTTCTTCCAGACGCTGACGGAAGATGGTCTCGAAGTTGACCGGCTGCAGCGGTGGCATGTAAAACCCGCCGGCGGTGACCATCGAAGCCACCTGATTGCGGTTGTACGGGAACAGCACGTTGGGGCACAGCACGTT
This DNA window, taken from Pseudomonadota bacterium, encodes the following:
- a CDS encoding NAD(P)-dependent glycerol-3-phosphate dehydrogenase, producing MVRPVAVLGAGSWGTALAMQLSRLGHDVRLWARDPGHAEHMQRERCNSRYLPDHPLADTIACGADLGAAIDGAGRVLVATPSHAFASIVDQLVDRLDPQIGLAWASKGFEPGTGRLLHEVASERLGPNMPLALVTGPSFAREVAAGLPTAVTVAASTPEFGHAWAELLHGASFRAYYTADLVGAELGGAIKNVLAIACGMADGMALGHNTRAALITRGLAEMMRLGQALGADPRTLMGLAGIGDLVLTCTGDQSRNRRLGLALGQGQSAEEAVAEIGQVVEGIKTAEEVMRLAGRVDVEMPIAEQVHGILFRGWNARKGVQVLMERDLKRETE